In a genomic window of Carassius gibelio isolate Cgi1373 ecotype wild population from Czech Republic chromosome A3, carGib1.2-hapl.c, whole genome shotgun sequence:
- the LOC127956622 gene encoding ecto-ADP-ribosyltransferase 5-like, translating into MLLIIEALLILAALGQDHRAAVEGQIFPLDMAQNSVDDQYDGCTMEMENLVEKFLEKERSGSAEFNKTWQEGEENAKKAEDNLQQIHSVAIHVYTNKDSRVYSNFTSATRTDKQKYREGTFTWYSLHFLLTEAIQILKKTQKRCYVTYRGTNVKFDVKSKEVRLSSFSSSSLDRTVIQGFGNKSCFEIYTCEGANLTKYSKYPNEEEVLIPPYEKFVVTAVKNRTDQPDLWCETVFVLNSTGKSDLSCVLFNSGNHAAFFNFLLILQILFCKVLTC; encoded by the exons ATGCTGCTGATCATTGAAGCTCTTCTCATTTTAGCTGCTCTAGGACAG GATCACAGAGCAGCTGTTGAAGGACAGATATTTCCACTGGATATGGCACAGAATTCTGTTGATGACCAGTATGATGGCTGTACTATGGAAATGGAGAATCTGGTGGAGAAATTTCTAGAGAAGGAAAGATCTGGATCGGCTGAATTTAATAAGACTTGGCAAGAAGGTGAAGAGAATGCAAAGAAAGCAGAGGATAACTTGCAGCAGATTCATTCAGTCGCTATTCATGTTTACACTAACAAAGACTCTAGAGTATATAGTAATTTCACTAGTGCCACTCGCACTGACAAACAGAAATACAGAGAGGGAACATTCACGTGGTATTCACTTCACTTTCTGTTAACAGAAGCGATACAGATTCTGAAGAAAACACAAAAGAGATGTTATGTAACTTATCGTGGTACAAATGTTAAATTTGATGTTAAGAGCAAAGAGGTTCGTTTGAGTTCATTTTCATCCTCCTCTCTTGATCGAACAGTAATACAGGGTTTTGgaaataaatcttgttttgaAATCTACACGTGTGAAGGTGCAAATCTGACAAAATACTCCAAGTATCCCAATGAGGAAGAGGTGCTGATTCCTCCATACGAGAAGTTTGTTGTCACTGCTGTCAAAAACAGGACAGATCAGCCCGATCTCTGGTGTGAAACTGTGTTTGTGTTGAACAGCACTGGAAAAAGTGACCTGAGTTGTGTATTGTTTAACAGTGGCAACCATGCTGCCTTCTTTAATTTTCTACTAATTTTGCAAATATTATTTTGCAAAGTGTTAACCTGCTAA